TAATGGTCGATAATTATATTTTCAGGGATTTAAAAATCAATTTGTTTACTATTTCATCGCGGTATTGTTTGTGCTCTACTGATTTTAAACAAACACTGCTTTGACCAAAATGGCAAAATTATtgtgaagcctttttaggcatctgaaagcacacaaattattttgtgcgactttgatgaacaattgagtccaaatgttcactatgttgggatgcaccaagtgagtaaactggtctttgaaaattaccaaaatgtgtccagtgcctttaagtgatttCATCAATGATTAGCTAGTGCCTTTGGAGGCACCGACTCACCTTAGTTTATTATGAGGGATAACTGTGTTGCCACTGACTTGGATTGTGACGACATACATGCACATGCATACATAGTCGGGATGCTCAGGGTTGATTACAACCTGACCATGGCCGTCTGGTACACAGACGTCTTTCTGTGTCCATGGATCGAATCCCCAACAGTCACTGACACCTTATAAAAAAGAGTGGGAAATAATGTCACCTAAACAAATCCAACTGTATCATTAGATTGCGTATGGTCTCACACGGCCTAGGCACATCAAAACATTTCTCAGAAATCcacagcacatcagcaagtaaaATGTTTAAGGGAacgaagctttctaccatcgttATCCTAagccgtgtaagtttaatataaatctgtggacgtttttGTTtcgtgtcgtacaaaaagtacccaaacagTAAAATATCAAAACATACCTTCTTGACAAAACGGACAGCCACAGTTATCCAACTCGTAGTGAACACATCTGCTCTCGAAATTACAAACATTGCTATTTGCTGAACATGCAATGACTGGTTTCCCGCCATTGGGTACCGGTAAACATTTGCAAAGTCTGCTGCACTGGTTCCCTTCGTAATTTGGAACGACCTCATTAAGTGCATAGTGTTTTCCCTGGTACTCACAGCATCCTGAGTAGTCACACTCACATCCCCTAATATATAACAACAAAGAAACAGCGTTCTAATGGGTTGATTgcttatgacgtcattgacacgtaaaaggctatcattggctgaggtTCTTGTTATAATAAGCAAACTCAATATTTCATTTGTTGTACATATGtgatggttttgtttgtttgggtttaCTGTTAGATTAGGGTATTTGCATTGTCGACCGACCTCCAGAAACTGTACCGATAGTGCATTCGGAGTTGTGGCGGCATTGtgccgaacaaaaacaagatcaaCCGTGTCTCTCAAATTTCGGCTGGTAATAAATTGTTGTCAAGCTTGTATGCTTACAGaccttatgaaatttgcccGACGTATTACTAAAACCGGGGTTCGAATccacactgctgatcagaaacaccatagctTGAGTATTGAGTCTTAACTTTGCTgaactttggaacaatctcccaattAATGTCCGTAAATCTTCTTGTGTTGTTACTTTAAAGAAAACCAAACTTAAAACTCTCTTTCCTAAATAGTGGATTATTGATTCGTTCTTGCTAGTTTTAATTTATCACTTTCTTTGTTATGCGCTTTGATCATGTTTTGGAAAAAGCACAATGTAAAtacctttttattattatcttattaCACCGTTCGGCCACTAACATGCCTTGATATAAAGTGCAACCAGTTTCGTGAGAGGGTTCTTCCATAAAGAAAATCATGAAAAAAcctcaatgtaaaaaaaaacgcccCTGGTATCCCACACAGTGTCTTAAAACCAGGTGAGCAACTGGGTGTACTGCCCAGCTTCAATCTGTTCCCTTGGGCCATTGTTGTTGAGTCCACAACCACGGCTGGATCCAAACAATCCTGGACCTAAACAATAGACACAACCTTAGGCTGGGCTTAATCAATTACAACAAGTCAATAATGATTTAACAATCGCCCATTATAATCCCCTGGAAGTATGGTCAGGGAGATGGCTCAGCGTGGCCCAgaggaagggctccggactcttGACCGAAAagaatattttaaatatttcttcattTAACTTAAAATgaattatttgaagaaaaaatgcGTGCCCCTGCGTGATGAGTCGAGCCTGTGCAATGGGTGCCACTTCGGGTGAGACTTCGCGGGTGAGACTTCAATGGGTGAGACTTCGCGGCCGGCCACTCACTAAGCTGCCACCACCGtggctcgaaccggggacctttcGCTTCGGAGTCCGACATCCACCCACTACACCACGGTGGGTCCCCCCAGGATAACTAGCATTTAAGATTTCATAAACCCTTGGTTCATACTTTACACAGGTTACTATGGCATGGGAATGCAGTGCTTTATAATTGCATAGGTATAGGTGTGAGTATACAGGGGACCCTGACAGGCACATGCTGTAGGTGTGTACCATTAGTTTACTTAGACAATActagtgcgttcgtttagcttccctgggtcgacctcggtctgcccccggtgcgttcgaatagctttgacgtcattcctggggctcacccgggtcagcccccagtgccctgcttgtggagtgggtcacttgggggctggccccaggttcatgacgtcactacgagagcggtgagtgatcgtccGTTTAGCTCTTTCAgggtgagcaccgcggggtagacccagggaggCTAAACGGACGCACCCGCAATAGGCATTAAGGGGACTCTTTGGTTCGGACTTAGAAAATAATTTGTGTTGAAGGTACATGCTGTAGGCCATAGGacctagaaaacaaaatattttaattagGAAACATTGACGGCGCCTATTATGAGGCAGCATGTGTTCCATCATCTctcttcaattttgtttttaaatcctcTTCATAGAAACAATCTTTGATTACTGATATCGTTGTTCAGTGTGAAGCCTAGAGTAGTGTGGGATAGCGCCTGTTACTATGTGAACCAGCAGGCGTTGAATGAATGTGGTCAGAGAATTCGGAAGCGTCACCTCGGCCAATTTCTTAAAGTCACTCAGCAGAAAATTATGCTAGTCAAATTTCTTTGCGGagcaacaataataaataagtgAGGCATCAGTCACAGAATGTAAGCTTAAGGTAATTTTGAATGGAAAACTATTCCTGTTAAGCAacacttttctgtgctaaggaagattttgtgcttacatgcttatTTGAATTTGCCACCTTTGTTGGGTTCAAATTGACCTCACCTGTCAGTAACTTGTTTAGCTGATGCAAATGTAGACACTGCCTTGCAACTGCACTTTGCACAACTACCTAGTAGAGTAATACCGCCATCCGGGATCACCAGGAGTTGTTTATTCTGAGGATCCGGAACGAAGCAATTCCCTCCGGTGGAAGATGAGCCCGGAATAAACCCGGCCGGGTAGCCCGGAGTTTGTGGAAGATTCGACGGGATGGGTGGGTAACCCCCGAACGCTTTCACTGCTCCGTTTTGTCCTGTCGAAAGTTTTGGACATGTTTTAGTTGCAATACAATTAAGACACCACTGTTTGGAGtggcttattattttgttgccaAGATATGGAACCTTTAGAAATTGGTTGTAAAATAGTAAACACACGTTCAGTTGGTTTAATTTGTTGTAGGTAGATTGGGTACACTTTCAAAATATGTTGATTCCTATCTTGTTCAGAAATTCAGCGTACATGGGAAAAGGGGCGGCAACAGAAGCATAGTCCTTGTGCAGCGAAGTGACGGATGCACAACTCTATAGAACAACCCGCACGATATCATTTCATTTCGACGATCCATGCATGACTTAATTTTTTCAGGttgttcatttttcatttttaccATACGGGGTTATAACTAACTGTTCGTGGTTTGGAGACAAATTCATTCTTTGAAGTGCATTTTACTGGACGAGATTTCAATTCTGTCTGCTCTATCGGCATGACTGAATTTGGTGCCTCTTGTATCGTTCGGGACTGATTTGTCATCCATCGTTTTTACTTCAGTTTGAACTTCTTATCGCTTCAACGCCATACAGGTAAGTTGTTTGTGTTTTCATCATACGTCGATGGGTGAGGACATTAAGGGGAACATGTTCCCATTCTTTAGCTAGTCAATCTTTTCCTGTTGTACAGAACAGGTGAGTTCTGAAGTACAaatttttcgttttgttttgtttgtaaaaaagttAAATTTACAGCTAATAATTGCTGTCGAAACagtattttcaagcaaaacatttttctttcaccattttctcctCGAAATTGTGAAAAACATGCTCCAGATTTTATGAATCAATCTAATTTCCCTAAATAAAGCTTAGACACCATGTCACATTTCAAACACCACTGCTGAAGCAGGCCAGTCGCAAGCCGGCGGATTTATAAACTTGATAAATTCCATTAGCCCATAAACAAGCAATGCTTTTGCGTATTTTCTACTCTTTAGACTCCCTGCAGTGTTAGACTAAGACATGTTTATTAATGAGTTCCAAAACAGTTCGAGTGAAGCTCATTCTCACGGTGTTCGTTCTGCGTAACATAAATTTGTCAACGTTCAGGAGAACCTTCGTATAGGATTTTCATTATCATTACCAATTTTGTTTATCGGGTGTGCCGAATTTTGTTCTTTCCATACATAGAAAGATAGATAATGCActaataaatacctcagacagtttcgctattcctattggtggagagcgcgtcacgtgggtgtgtataaacctttgtttatgaccagtaaaaaagtgttgaaacatgggcgtgacacgcgagcttgcacctgttcttttaagacagtttcttcataactattggtcgagagcaacggctgaaacagttgtgccacatcgcgcgatacgcgcgacgcgcacagcattcctttataaggagttgtttacccgagggtggcggagggctttaccatttcatagctggaggggtgttgtgctGAAAGAAATcatcaataattattattgcatttattttactttttgatgtttttgaccgaaaaggtgatatgaatgggaatcaaagtgtgttgattaatttacctcgacttcgtctgtctcggtaaaattatcaagaaccaggcctcggcgggtttaaaccactagttgaaaacctcttcaccacacattgattctcttAGTTATTTTCATGTTGCCGTGAttaaatacattattttaaGTCGTGAAATATTGAGGTATATATTTCGTTCAGGCGAATCAGAAAAGTAGTAGTAATACTATCAATTTACCCGAAGGCTGGATAATATTGTGCATGCTGTTGCTTTTTTCAAAACGCCCAGGGCAATTTTGTCTGATAGTATTTGACAAAGGGAGGATTGAATACAAATTTTGCACTCTcgtgcattaaaggcagtggacactattggtaattactcaaaataattgttaacataaaacctttcttggtgacaagtaatggggagaggttggtggtataaaatattgtgagaaacggctccctctgaagtgacgtagttttggagaaagaagtaattttccacgaatttgatttcgagacctcaagtttagaacttgacgtctcgaaatcaaccagctaaacgcacacaacttcgtgtgacaagggtgttttcttctttcattattatctcgcaactttgaagacagattgagctcaaatttccacaggtttgttattatatgcatatgttgagatacaccaactgtgaaggctatgtctttgacaattaccaatagtgtccagtgcctttaaagagggcCAGGACAACAAACCAACAGAccgtaaacaaataaacaaccaGAGCAAATATTCATGAatagtattttatttgttgtcaAAATCCGGGATTTGCACGCGATGGTTGGGGACATAACATGTGTAGTTGCTTTGTGTTACAAGATTAATGGCATGTCAAGTTATGAATAACTTGTGTGGGTTTGCGTAAGTGGGTGTGTGTTTAAAAGCACTAGACACCTTAGGTATATTGTAAGCAAAATGTTgcaataacaaacttttttgtgaaagttttgacccaaatggtcatcgaagttgttagaaaataatattgaaagaacaacacccttgttttgTGAGCTTTTAGGCGCTTGATCTCAGAGTAAAAttgttagtgagaaattaccctctTCTCAAAAGAATACATGTTGATTCcgaggaagtcgtttctcacaatgtttaaccaGTATTGCTCGTaactaaataatgtttttatgttaaagtagattttgaataattaccaaacgtgtccattgcctttaaaccagCAATGTTATGATCAGAATTTGACTTGTTAATTTTCCTTACCTGGTATTTCGTAGCCGTACACCTGTACTTCACAAAGCGTTAGATATTGGCGCCGTTTCTGCAGTTGCACGCTTACAGAGCGCCCTCTCGTGTCTGGTTTACATACCCTTGTGATTTTCTGATTGCGTTCAACATCGACTGATCTTACGATAGTCCCACACGGCTGGTTTCGGAAAATAACCCCGCTGTCCCCTACACGTACCAGAGCACCAATCAGTCGCTTCTCTAAAGGTTAAAAAGCATGGTCGAGAGGAATTACAGAGAAGACAGGGGTTGTAACCATGGAGGGGcgggagcccccccccccccccaccctcccaCCACATGTTTCAAAAGCGAGATTGAAAATACGTTTATGAACTGTCCGATACATAATTTTGCCCCGCTTGACcacgcccccccccctgcaaaagagagaagaagaaaaagaaaaaaaaacagtttgtccAAAGATTGTTATAAAATCATACCATCTTTAAAATAACACTAATTCaaacaaaagtgttttcttACTGTATACTCCGTTTCGATTGAATATCACTACCCTGGAGACGACGAAGCTTTTTCCTAGATCCACCTTCCACCAGGGTTGAAAGTGTCTTGCTGTATTAATTAAGTATACAATGCGTTATAAGTTGTTGCTTAAATCAAACTATTATGATTGTACTTAAAAttacttggtttgcggtaacaccaattACTTGCCAGGTAACACAAACCAAATTATGTATTGATCCTTTACCtcgcaatgcctcaaatcccatgttTTACTTGCCCTGTGAATAATTATAACTACATTATGGTTATAtataatttgaggcattgcatggtgaggtatttggtttgcgataacaccatgtaaaatgTGGGTATCTACTTCACAGgtagtttgttcttagagaactgtattTCTTAGAGTGGGACAGTTctgagaactgagaagtctcccgaacatccgataaatctactccgcggtagtagagaaaagaaagacagttctctaagaacaaaccctaccacctggcaagtagatacatacatggtgttaccacaaacctataGTTTTATATACAATAATGGTGTAAGATACATGCATGGTGTGAAAGTTATACTTGTACTGTGAATATAACAGCATTATAGTTATACTTACATGTTGTATAAATCAAAGTAGGCATGCGTTTGTTAATACTTTTCTTCTGTTGTGATATAACACGACGCAATTGATGTAACTCGGCCAAGGATTTATTTACGTGGAACTCGTTTACATCATAATAGATTTAGTAAAACTCAAGAGTGGACAAAAAGCGCCATGCCAAGTCGTTTTCCTTCCCACGATGGATTTAAAAGATTGAACACCCCTTTATGATTTATTCAAGAGCTAGAGAACATTCACTAGACGGCAATCTTCTTGATCACGGCATGTGGGCGCCGATATTACTAATCACCGGTGAATAAAATTGTGGTTCCAAAAAGAATATTTTAGTCTTATTATGCGTTTCGACAAAAGGTAAAATATTcttttatgttttgttgttttgaaaggaaaagtttccatcAAAAGCCTTTTTGCAATCAGGCAAAAACTGAACAAGAAAACCTACCCGcataaatattaataacttTTGATGCCTGCGCTTGAGTGACCAAGTCCAAGTCGtaattacatttacatttacaGTTGAATTCATTTACATATTTGAATCTTGCATTGAAAACCTTTTCTTTTGTATGTTCAAAGTAATGTTtttcaatgtgttttttttttttttttttttttttttttcaacttgaCCTAAGAGCCCCTCTTTCTCCATCATTCGCCAAGCTAGGAATATGAGTCAATAATCTCTAAAACAAATCCATATTTATTGCTCGTACAATGCCGGAATATTAAAAGAAGCGAGAAAACTGTTTCACCGTGGTTTCAAAAACGTGTTGCCTTTTTCCCCCAATCCCCTTCATCTTCTTTCGTTCAATATCATCCCAGCGCATGTTTCATTGAAAACGAAAAGCTAAATATGAATTTCCTCCGGGAAGAAAAACAGAACAGTACGTGACCCAGTCTCAGAAGTACATTATACCCGTATGAGTGCATGAGTTTCGCCCGAAGAAGCCCCCATCCGTCACACCGTCTACTGCCAGCCTGGCCCCACGAGCGAGCCCTCGGTATGATTGGGTCGACGTTTGCCAAGCCGGGCGGTTCTCGGACAAAAGCACAGTGTCTGTAATGAATCATAGtcaacaaataataatgaagATAAGTCTTGCATAAAATGAACTTGGGTTGAAAAGAAGgcaaatgttgttttttaattgatgtaaattttgtttgtacgcttaaagccattggaccctttcggtaaacagtattgtccaaggcccacacttcgtgtatcacaacttctatatcaaataacaaacctgtgaaaatttgggcttaatcggtcatcggaagagtcgggagaaaataatgggaaaacccacccttgtatccgcgcgtttcgccgtgtcatgacatgtgtttaaaataaattcgtaattctcgttaacgagaattgatattgttttactgttttctcaaaaagtaaagcatttcatggaataatatttcaagagaagtatttcaccactaccttctgtaaaccctgtaagttatttgtaaatctgtgaactttttttgtttctgtaccgaaagggtccaatggctttaatacagtTCTAGGTAAAGATTTGTTTCAATCAGTGCTATTTCAATCATAGATTAATATCAATAAAACCATCTTGCGCTAGATTTGTtgattgctctgcttaccgggTACTAAGCGGGAATGGAATGATAagcaaataataacaacaaccaACTAGTGATTCGTCGTGCTTTTCATAAAGCTATAGTCGACTGGGTGTTATTGTAAATGTAGGTCATCtgaaatatgacgtcacacgtTGTTCTCAAAGTTCATACACGTAAACGGATATTGGATCTCAAACCATAACAAATCAGGATTAAAGGCATCAGACcagtttggtagttactcaacatgttaattagcataacaaaattacttggtaacgaacagcggagagctgttgatagtataggctatcaaacattttgagaaacgactctctctgaagtcacgtgtattttttattaagaGCTAATTATTTTCTCACGGTAATATCTGGTTTGCGTTTATTATTTCTTGTAACTCCGCTGACCAATATTGATCcccaacttttcacagatttgttattttatgcatgccaATGTTGAATGTTGGGTTACAAAACGTGAggatactggtcgttgacaagcaccaaacgtgtccagccgtcgatttcaccaaactcttcctaacttaggattaatcttaggactttggaCAGGTTCAGTTCCGTAACCAGATACGTATGACGCAtggaactcatcctaagttaggacgggttactcgtcctaactccagataggattaatcctagcgtttcgtgaaatcggccgctgtgcctttaaaggcactggacactattggtaattgtcaaagactagcctacacagttggtgtatctcaacatatgcataaaataacgaacctgtgaaaatttgagctcaatcggtcgtcaaagttgcgagataataatgaaagaaaaaaaaacacccttgtcaaacgaagttgtgtacgtttagatggttgatttcgagacctcaagttctaaacctgaggtctcgaagtcaaattcgtggaaaattacttctttctcgaaaactatggcacttcagagggagcagtttctcacaatgctttataccatcaacctctccccattactcatcaccaagaaaggatttatgctaataaatattttgagtaattaacaatagtgtccactgcctttaagtgccaaTAGCATAGCAAAACAACCGCGAATCCTAAAGAAGAACTTAAAATATTCCCTTCTTTTCATCACTGTATGGTGGGACCCCTAAGAAATGGGTCTCAGCACAATCATGCTAGGAGATAAGATTCTCTCTCTACAGTACGATTTATTATCCTCCATGTGTCTCCAGACCCGACGATATCATTCCATTAGCTTATTACAAGCAACAAATCTACCGTCCAGAGAATTGAAATTCAACTAATAGGAAATTGGAAAATGCGTTTCCGAATCAGAACTAGGTGTCGGGTGAAATACAAATTGATTGTGCACAACAATcgattttttcttcaaaacttgACAATTTCCCCAAGACGATGATATAaggtttcttttcttcttctatcTAAGGAATGCTGATTCAAAGAGTAATTTCATTCAATCATTTGTCacgttttttttccccacacaCATCGTAGCACTCAGCTTAAAAAAAGTGGACACTTTTACGGTTCATGAACACCGCAAAAGCTTGTGTTAGAACTTACACCTGTGTCATTGAAGATACCGACAAGAGATTCAAAGATTACACCACTGTGTGTTAAAACAGCACCAGTTTTATGTGCAGTCTGGCACAAGTATCCCGcttacttttgcttagcaaacatttTAAAGCACTTTTATGCTTAAGTTGCTCTATATACAATTGGGTTTTGGTAACTGCACGTCGGCATTGGCCAGCTGTTTTGGtgttgttttgtgcacaaaCAGGGAGCCAACGGTAGGGCACCGTGTACATCGATATGTTTGTGATATAATAGCGGTTCAGTGTGTACTGATGTTCTTTACTGTGATACCTGTATATTTGTCATCATGCATTCATCaggttttgttcaaaatcgtATGTACTCGGTATGAGGATTATTTTCAATTCTaataaaccaaataataataattttaaagttAAGATTGTTTATGCtatcaatatttgtttcaatcGTACTTAAGTTGCTCGGCTTTTTCGAGACCACAACAGAAAGTCGCTTCAATGGCCTAATTATTGAGTCGTGAACTAATAAGAAATGCACCCAACTTCAAGTGCACGCATCAATATAAGCAGTGAACTGGAAATATTATATGAATAGAGAGATAGAGAGAGAGTCAGTAAGCACACAACAACGGCAAGAGGTAAACAATGAACAGGGAGGCCAACACAACTCTGTTGAGACAGTGTATTTAACTTATCGGATAGCTTTTATATAGGTCTTCTGTCCTTTTGCTCACGTGACTCAAGAGTCCATATCCCTCCTCCCGGCTGGCATTTGGGGCATCCACAATCGTCAACAATTGGGTTGACGCAGAGATTGGTGTATTTACACGGCCTGTTGACAGCGCAAACAACGTGGCCGGTCCTACCGAAGAGAGACGCGTAGCATCGGCACTGTTTCTTGCAAGAGTTGATGTCTGGTACCACTTGATTGGAATCGTAAGTCTTCCCGTCGACAGTGCATGTATGTCCTGCAGAAGGAAGTAAATAAAAAGAATATGACATCGATAGCCTTCTAGCGCCAATACATCTTATGAAGTGCTATACTTGTTTTGATGTCGGCAGCACGTTGCATAGGCGGTTGGGGTGGGGGATCCCTaccaggcccgatacttcaagAAGGCAACGGATGCGGTTGCCTCTATgcccctctggtcattgcctagtGCCCTTGAAATCCCCGGAATTTACGTTTACAACTAACTCaggttgccctttaccaatgCGAAAAAGCCtgggtgtccttgccctttcccTTTCCAAaccgaagcatacaggcttgaTGTAGCCTGATAAAGTCACCTGATCTTAGTCACCTGATCACAGTCACCTGATCACAGTCACCTGATCACAGTCACCTGATCTCACTAATCTCAGTCACCTGATCTCAATTCGTATGGCCAGTATCTGCAACTTTACGTTGTGATAACAAAGAGTGCAATTTTTCTTCAAGTGTAGATATGTAACCAATCGAGAGGTACATGAGTACTTTGTCCTCGGGGCCTATTGTTTTAGGTCCACCTCTTTCGGAAACACATGTTATTTCGGAAGTGCTACAGctttgaaaacagactaaacaACAAAACTATTTCAAATTAATGGTTATTAATGGAGaaaatttctgtctgaaattggAAAAAGGATGGCAAAATGTTGTTGCAGTTTGCAAAATGCAACGGACATTGAAGGAAATACGACAGCATGCATTATTGAACTCTCGTGATGATTTCTTAAAATGATGTTACAAGTTTATAtagccttgtcacatgaggcaacttttactGTCAACTTGGGAGGTAATCAACTGCATGCAGTGCGTGCTACCGGATCCTATCGGCAGCACATTAGTTTGTCAAACAGTGTGACTGTCTTAATGATCCcgggtttgttttattgtacaaTCGTAATTTATTTAGTAGTAAAGCAATCGAACGGttcccaaaaaaacaaaatgtattacgATCCGTTAATGAAAGACACAACATTTGACATAATCAGTTTTTGAAGGTATAAACCCTCCAGTTTAAACAGACATACGATTGATTTTTCCAAGTGGTTGTACCAGTCCTTCAAAATGTCTTTTATATCAACAACTAGGCCTACATTATTATAAGTTTTTGTTCTCAACGATTCGTGGTTGATGCTGAGACGATAAAGACAATGTTATTTGAGTTTGTATATATTACGAttaccacaaaacaacaaagaaacacgttttcttttaaaggcatcggacacttttagtaattattcaacatatttgttagcataaaaacttacttggcatgagcattggagaggtgtcgatagtataaaacattgtgataaacggctccctttgaattaacatagtttttgagaaagaggttgtttctcacaaaattttaaaatactCGTGGCCTGGGgcctttttatgcatctgaaaagcacacaacttcgatgaccaattgagtccaattgTTTACACATTTGTTGTttaataatatgttgagatacaccaagtgagaatactggtctttgacaattaccaatagtgtccagttcctttaactCTCGTAGCAGGATCAGTGATGTACTCGTTACGCATCAATTGCTGTGTTATTAAACCCAAAGTATCTTTTCATCCGCAAGGAAGTAGCAACTTTATAATTGAAGATATTAATCTCGAACCAAAAGTCCGTGCTACTTCGAGGGGAGTAATAAATTAAGTTGCCAAGGCCACAGTTCTCTGAAAGTGGATCAGAAGTGGTTTTGTGGAGGCAATTCTTCGGACGAAAGACAAGTAGCccccaattaaaaaaatcaatccTTGTCAAGCGCTGCGAAACCTTTATCTCAAAGTCTAGTCTAGTGTGATTGTAATCAGTTCAGATGGAATGTCTGTAGGTTTTGGTTTGCAAAACTCACTGATGGCCTTGAAGGTGAGAATTCAGTCTGCTCATGTGAAAGCTAAAGTGGTAATAAAACACTGCTctttaatacaaataatattaatattattgactTCATACGGTTTAGAAGTAGAAAGATACAATTTCTGT
This genomic stretch from Asterias amurensis chromosome 9, ASM3211899v1 harbors:
- the LOC139941772 gene encoding uncharacterized protein, translating into MVLVFSSQCVTGTASMSRHRRGEISGHTCTVDGKTYDSNQVVPDINSCKKQCRCYASLFGRTGHVVCAVNRPCKYTNLCVNPIVDDCGCPKCQPGGGIWTLESHTVLLSENRPAWQTSTQSYRGLARGARLAVDGVTDGGFFGRNSCTHTARHFQPWWKVDLGKSFVVSRVVIFNRNGVYKKRLIGALVRVGDSGVIFRNQPCGTIVRSVDVERNQKITRVCKPDTRGRSVSVQLQKRRQYLTLCEVQVYGYEIPGQNGAVKAFGGYPPIPSNLPQTPGYPAGFIPGSSSTGGNCFVPDPQNKQLLVIPDGGITLLGSCAKCSCKAVSTFASAKQVTDRGCECDYSGCCEYQGKHYALNEVVPNYEGNQCSRLCKCLPVPNGGKPVIACSANSNVCNFESRCVHYELDNCGCPFCQEGVSDCWGFDPWTQKDVCVPDGHGQVVINPEHPDYVCMCMYVVTIQVSGNTVIPHNKLRRAKCGKLS